In a single window of the Acipenser ruthenus chromosome 20, fAciRut3.2 maternal haplotype, whole genome shotgun sequence genome:
- the LOC117425412 gene encoding solute carrier family 12 member 4 isoform X3 has product MILSSTNSCERQCYVSVIEGGTRFVVQPLILLTEEQKKGHGHHKENSPFLNSADTANGNDYYDKNLALFEEELDIRPKVSSLLNRLVNYTNITQGAKEHEEAESAEGSKKKIPKAPSMGTLMGVYLPCLQNIFGVILFLRMTWIVGTAGIMQSLLIVLICCCCTMLTAISMSAIATNGVVPAGGAYFMISRSLGPEFGGAVGLCFYLGTTFAAAMYILGAIEILLKYIVPQAAIFHSSDVNDMDSAMLNNMRVYGTLFLSFMAVVVFVGVKYVNKFASLFLACVIISILSIYAGAIKSIFDPPEFPICMLGNRTLSRDLFDICAKTVVENNVTVASKLWENFCSTANMTMETCDEYFTHNNVTEIQGIPGLARGIIRDNLWASYMEKGEILEKPGLPSEDVHGSLGNLYLYVSSDIATSFTVLVGIFFPSVTGIMAGSNRSGDLKDAQKSIPVGTILAIITTSLVYFSSVVLFGACLEGVVLRDKFGDAVKKTLVVGTLSWPSPWVIVIGSFFSTCGAGLQSLTGAPRLLQAIAKDNIIPFLRVFGHGKANGEPTWALLLTGLIAELGILIASLDMVAPILSMFFLMCYLFVNLACAVQTLLRTPNWRPRFKYYHWALSFLGMSLCLALMFISSWYYALVAMVIAGMIYKYIEYQGAEKEWGDGIRGLSLSAARYALLRLEAGPPHTKNWRPQLLVLLKLDEDLHVKYPRLLTFASQLKAGKGLTIVGSVIQGNYLETFGEAQASEQAIKNMMEIEKVKGFCQVIVANKVRDGIAHLIQSCGLGGMKHNTVVMGWPYGWRQSEDPRAWKTFINTIRCTTAAHLALMVPKNVSFYPSNHERFTEGHVDVWWIVHDGGMLMLLPFLLKQHKVWRKCKMRIFTVAQMDDNSIQMKKDLAMFLYQLRIEAEVEVVEMHNSDISAYTYERTLMMEQRSQMLRQMRLSSAERDREAQLVKDRHSLIRMGSLYSDEEEEVVESVPEKIQMTWTKDKYDAERKNRHNAPQNFRELISIKPEWENLDQSNVRRMHTAVKLNEVIVNRSHDAKLVLLNMPGPPRNSDGDENYMEFLEVLTEGLERVLLVRGGGREVITIYS; this is encoded by the exons ATGATACTCTCAAGTACGAACAGTTGCGAACGCCAATGTTATGTTTCAGTAATTGAGGGAGGGACAAGATTCGTGGTTCAGCCGTTGATACTTCTGACTGAAGAACAGAAAAAAG GTCACGGCCATCATAAAGAAAATAGCCCTTTCCTGAATAGCGCTGACACAGCAAATGGAAATGACTACTATGACAAGAACTTGGCCTTATTTGAG GAGGAGCTGGACATTCGCCCCAAGGTGTCCTCCCTCCTCAACCGGCTGGTCAACTACACCAACATCACCCAGGGAGCCAAGGAGCATGAGGAGGCAGAGAGTGCAGAGGGCTCCAAGAAGAAGATCCCAAAG GCCCCCAGCATGGGCACCCTGATGGGGGTGTACTTGCCATGCCTGCAGAATATCTTCGGGGTGATCCTGTTCCTGCGCATGACCTGGATTGTAGGCACGGCGGGGATCATGCAGTCTCTCCTGATCGTCCTAAtatgctgctgctgt aCAATGTTAACAGCCATATCAATGAGTGCCATTGCTACAAATGGTGTTGTGCCAG CCGGAGGCGCCTATTTCATGATCTCCAGGTCGCTTGGCCCTGAGTTTGGGGGCGCAGTGGGGCTGTGTTTTTACTTGGGGACCACCTTTGCAGCAGCCATGTATATTCTGGGTGCAATTGAAATATTACTG AAATACATCGTCCCCCAGGCAGCGATATTCCACAGCAGCGACGTGAACGACATGGACAGCGCCATGCTGAACAACATGAGAGTCTATGGGACCCTCTTCCTGAGCTTCATGGCTGTGGTTGTCTTTGTGGGGGTGAAATATGTCAACAAGTTTGCCTCTCTCTTCTTGGCTTGCGTGATAATATCCATTTTGTCAATATATGCTGGGGCAATCAAATCCATCTTTGACCCTCCGGAGTTTcc GATCTGCATGTTGGGTAACAGGACCCTCTCTAGAGACTTGTTTGACATCTGTGCGAAGACAGTGGTGGAAAACAATGTGACTGTAGCGAGCAAGCTGTGGGAGAATTTCTGCAGCACTGCAAACATGACGATGGAAACGTGTGATGAATACTTCACACACAACAACGTCACTGAAATACAGGGGATCCCCGGTCTGGCCAGGGGTATCATAAGAG ACAATCTGTGGGCCAGCTACATGGAGAAAGGCGAGATCTTGGAGAAGCCTGGCTTGCCCTCCGAAGATGTGCACGGCTCGTTGGGTAACCTGTACCTCTATGTGTCCTCTGACATCGCCACCTCCTTCACTGTGCTCGTGGGCATCTTCTTCCCCTCTGTGACCG GAATAATGGCTGGTTCCAATAGATCTGGAGATCTCAAAGACGCACAGAAATCTATCCCTGTTGGGACAATTCTGGCTATCATCACAACATCGCTAGTTT ACTTCAGTTCCGTGGTGTTGTTCGGAGCTTGCCTTGAGGGGGTGGTCCTACGAGATAA ATTCGGAGACGCTGTGAAGAAGACCCTGGTGGTGGGGACGCTGTCCTGGCCCTCCCCCTGGGTCATTGTCATCGGCTCCTTCTTCTCCACCTGCGGGGCCGGCCTGCAGAGCCTGACCGGGGCGCCTCGGCTCCTGCAGGCCATCGCCAAGGACAACATCATCCCCTTCCTGCGG GTGTTTGGTCATGGGAAGGCCAATGGGGAGCCGACCTGGGCGCTGCTCTTGACCGGCCTCATCGCTGAGCTTGGGATCCTCATCGCTTCCCTGGACATGGTGGCTCCTATCCTCTCCAT GTTCTTCCTGATGTGTTACCTTTTTGTTAACTTGGCGTGTGCTGTGCAGACTCTGCTGAGAACCCCCAACTGGAGACCCCGGTTCAAATACTACCACTG GGCTCTGTCCTTCCTGGGGATGAGCCTCTGCCTGGCACTCATGTTCATCTCGTCCTGGTACTACGCATTAGTGGCAATGGTTATCGCTGGCATGATCTACAAGTACATTGAGTACCAGGG AGCTGAGAAGGAATGGGGTGATGGTATCAGGGGCTTGTCTTTAAGTGCAGCCCGCTATGCCTTGCTGAGATTGGAAGCTGGCCCTCCTCATACAAAGAACTGGAG GCCCCAGCTGCTTGTGCTGCTGAAGTTAGATGAGGACCTGCATGTAAAATACCCTCGACTCCTGACTTTTGCGTCCCAGCTGAAAGCCGGGAAAGGCCTCACGATTGTGGGATCAGTGATTCAAGGCAATTACCTGGAGACCTTTGGAGAGGCGCAGGCTTCAGAACAG GCCATTAAGAACATGATGGAGATTGAAAAGGTGAAAGGCTTTTGTCAAGTGATCGTAGCCAATAAGGTCCGTGACGGGATCGCTCATTTGATTCAGTCCTGTGGACTGGGCGGCATGAAACACAACACAGTGGTGATGGGCTGGCCCTATGGATGGAGGCAGAGTGAGGACCCACGAGCCTGGAAAACATTCATCA ACACAATTCGTTGCACTACGGCAGCTCACTTGGCGTTGATGGTGCCGAAGAACGTCTCCTTCTACCCGAGCAACCACGAGCGCTTCACCGAGGGCCACGTGGACGTGTGGTGGATCGTGCACGACGGGGGCATGCTGATGCTGCTGCCCTTCCTGCTGAAACAGCACAAG GTGTGGAGAAAATGTAAGATGCGTATTTTCACTGTCGCGCAAATGGATGACAACAGCATTCAGATGAAAAAGGATCTCGCCATGTTCCTCTATCAGCTCCGCATAGAGGCGGAGGTCGAGGTGGTGGAGATG CACAACAGTGATATCTCAGCATACACGTACGAACGGACCCTAATGATGGAACAGAGGTCCCAGATGTTACGGCAGATGCGCTTATCCAGtgcagagagggacagagag GCTCAGCTGGTGAAGGACCGGCACTCTTTGATCCGCATGGGGAGTCTGTATtctgatgaagaggaggaggtggtggagaGCGTTCCTGAGAAGATTCAGATGACCTGGACGAAGGACAAGTACGATGCCGAGAGGAAGAACAGGCACAACGCCCCTCAGAACTTCCGAGAACTGATCAGTATTAAACC AGAGTGGGAAAACCT GGACCAGTCGAACGTGCGCAGGATGCACACAGCGGTGAAGCTCAATGAAGTGATAGTCAATAGATCTCACGATGCCAAACTGGTGCTGCTCAACATGCCCGGGCCACCAAGGAACTCGGATGGAGATGAGAACT
- the LOC117425412 gene encoding solute carrier family 12 member 4 isoform X4, protein MVNQVTENGKVVFETGHGHHKENSPFLNSADTANGNDYYDKNLALFEEELDIRPKVSSLLNRLVNYTNITQGAKEHEEAESAEGSKKKIPKAPSMGTLMGVYLPCLQNIFGVILFLRMTWIVGTAGIMQSLLIVLICCCCTMLTAISMSAIATNGVVPAGGAYFMISRSLGPEFGGAVGLCFYLGTTFAAAMYILGAIEILLKYIVPQAAIFHSSDVNDMDSAMLNNMRVYGTLFLSFMAVVVFVGVKYVNKFASLFLACVIISILSIYAGAIKSIFDPPEFPICMLGNRTLSRDLFDICAKTVVENNVTVASKLWENFCSTANMTMETCDEYFTHNNVTEIQGIPGLARGIIRDNLWASYMEKGEILEKPGLPSEDVHGSLGNLYLYVSSDIATSFTVLVGIFFPSVTGIMAGSNRSGDLKDAQKSIPVGTILAIITTSLVYFSSVVLFGACLEGVVLRDKFGDAVKKTLVVGTLSWPSPWVIVIGSFFSTCGAGLQSLTGAPRLLQAIAKDNIIPFLRVFGHGKANGEPTWALLLTGLIAELGILIASLDMVAPILSMFFLMCYLFVNLACAVQTLLRTPNWRPRFKYYHWALSFLGMSLCLALMFISSWYYALVAMVIAGMIYKYIEYQGAEKEWGDGIRGLSLSAARYALLRLEAGPPHTKNWRPQLLVLLKLDEDLHVKYPRLLTFASQLKAGKGLTIVGSVIQGNYLETFGEAQASEQAIKNMMEIEKVKGFCQVIVANKVRDGIAHLIQSCGLGGMKHNTVVMGWPYGWRQSEDPRAWKTFINTIRCTTAAHLALMVPKNVSFYPSNHERFTEGHVDVWWIVHDGGMLMLLPFLLKQHKVWRKCKMRIFTVAQMDDNSIQMKKDLAMFLYQLRIEAEVEVVEMHNSDISAYTYERTLMMEQRSQMLRQMRLSSAERDREAQLVKDRHSLIRMGSLYSDEEEEVVESVPEKIQMTWTKDKYDAERKNRHNAPQNFRELISIKPEWENLDQSNVRRMHTAVKLNEVIVNRSHDAKLVLLNMPGPPRNSDGDENYMEFLEVLTEGLERVLLVRGGGREVITIYS, encoded by the exons ATGGTAAACCAGGTTACTGAAAATGGAAAGGTAGTGTTCGAAACAG GTCACGGCCATCATAAAGAAAATAGCCCTTTCCTGAATAGCGCTGACACAGCAAATGGAAATGACTACTATGACAAGAACTTGGCCTTATTTGAG GAGGAGCTGGACATTCGCCCCAAGGTGTCCTCCCTCCTCAACCGGCTGGTCAACTACACCAACATCACCCAGGGAGCCAAGGAGCATGAGGAGGCAGAGAGTGCAGAGGGCTCCAAGAAGAAGATCCCAAAG GCCCCCAGCATGGGCACCCTGATGGGGGTGTACTTGCCATGCCTGCAGAATATCTTCGGGGTGATCCTGTTCCTGCGCATGACCTGGATTGTAGGCACGGCGGGGATCATGCAGTCTCTCCTGATCGTCCTAAtatgctgctgctgt aCAATGTTAACAGCCATATCAATGAGTGCCATTGCTACAAATGGTGTTGTGCCAG CCGGAGGCGCCTATTTCATGATCTCCAGGTCGCTTGGCCCTGAGTTTGGGGGCGCAGTGGGGCTGTGTTTTTACTTGGGGACCACCTTTGCAGCAGCCATGTATATTCTGGGTGCAATTGAAATATTACTG AAATACATCGTCCCCCAGGCAGCGATATTCCACAGCAGCGACGTGAACGACATGGACAGCGCCATGCTGAACAACATGAGAGTCTATGGGACCCTCTTCCTGAGCTTCATGGCTGTGGTTGTCTTTGTGGGGGTGAAATATGTCAACAAGTTTGCCTCTCTCTTCTTGGCTTGCGTGATAATATCCATTTTGTCAATATATGCTGGGGCAATCAAATCCATCTTTGACCCTCCGGAGTTTcc GATCTGCATGTTGGGTAACAGGACCCTCTCTAGAGACTTGTTTGACATCTGTGCGAAGACAGTGGTGGAAAACAATGTGACTGTAGCGAGCAAGCTGTGGGAGAATTTCTGCAGCACTGCAAACATGACGATGGAAACGTGTGATGAATACTTCACACACAACAACGTCACTGAAATACAGGGGATCCCCGGTCTGGCCAGGGGTATCATAAGAG ACAATCTGTGGGCCAGCTACATGGAGAAAGGCGAGATCTTGGAGAAGCCTGGCTTGCCCTCCGAAGATGTGCACGGCTCGTTGGGTAACCTGTACCTCTATGTGTCCTCTGACATCGCCACCTCCTTCACTGTGCTCGTGGGCATCTTCTTCCCCTCTGTGACCG GAATAATGGCTGGTTCCAATAGATCTGGAGATCTCAAAGACGCACAGAAATCTATCCCTGTTGGGACAATTCTGGCTATCATCACAACATCGCTAGTTT ACTTCAGTTCCGTGGTGTTGTTCGGAGCTTGCCTTGAGGGGGTGGTCCTACGAGATAA ATTCGGAGACGCTGTGAAGAAGACCCTGGTGGTGGGGACGCTGTCCTGGCCCTCCCCCTGGGTCATTGTCATCGGCTCCTTCTTCTCCACCTGCGGGGCCGGCCTGCAGAGCCTGACCGGGGCGCCTCGGCTCCTGCAGGCCATCGCCAAGGACAACATCATCCCCTTCCTGCGG GTGTTTGGTCATGGGAAGGCCAATGGGGAGCCGACCTGGGCGCTGCTCTTGACCGGCCTCATCGCTGAGCTTGGGATCCTCATCGCTTCCCTGGACATGGTGGCTCCTATCCTCTCCAT GTTCTTCCTGATGTGTTACCTTTTTGTTAACTTGGCGTGTGCTGTGCAGACTCTGCTGAGAACCCCCAACTGGAGACCCCGGTTCAAATACTACCACTG GGCTCTGTCCTTCCTGGGGATGAGCCTCTGCCTGGCACTCATGTTCATCTCGTCCTGGTACTACGCATTAGTGGCAATGGTTATCGCTGGCATGATCTACAAGTACATTGAGTACCAGGG AGCTGAGAAGGAATGGGGTGATGGTATCAGGGGCTTGTCTTTAAGTGCAGCCCGCTATGCCTTGCTGAGATTGGAAGCTGGCCCTCCTCATACAAAGAACTGGAG GCCCCAGCTGCTTGTGCTGCTGAAGTTAGATGAGGACCTGCATGTAAAATACCCTCGACTCCTGACTTTTGCGTCCCAGCTGAAAGCCGGGAAAGGCCTCACGATTGTGGGATCAGTGATTCAAGGCAATTACCTGGAGACCTTTGGAGAGGCGCAGGCTTCAGAACAG GCCATTAAGAACATGATGGAGATTGAAAAGGTGAAAGGCTTTTGTCAAGTGATCGTAGCCAATAAGGTCCGTGACGGGATCGCTCATTTGATTCAGTCCTGTGGACTGGGCGGCATGAAACACAACACAGTGGTGATGGGCTGGCCCTATGGATGGAGGCAGAGTGAGGACCCACGAGCCTGGAAAACATTCATCA ACACAATTCGTTGCACTACGGCAGCTCACTTGGCGTTGATGGTGCCGAAGAACGTCTCCTTCTACCCGAGCAACCACGAGCGCTTCACCGAGGGCCACGTGGACGTGTGGTGGATCGTGCACGACGGGGGCATGCTGATGCTGCTGCCCTTCCTGCTGAAACAGCACAAG GTGTGGAGAAAATGTAAGATGCGTATTTTCACTGTCGCGCAAATGGATGACAACAGCATTCAGATGAAAAAGGATCTCGCCATGTTCCTCTATCAGCTCCGCATAGAGGCGGAGGTCGAGGTGGTGGAGATG CACAACAGTGATATCTCAGCATACACGTACGAACGGACCCTAATGATGGAACAGAGGTCCCAGATGTTACGGCAGATGCGCTTATCCAGtgcagagagggacagagag GCTCAGCTGGTGAAGGACCGGCACTCTTTGATCCGCATGGGGAGTCTGTATtctgatgaagaggaggaggtggtggagaGCGTTCCTGAGAAGATTCAGATGACCTGGACGAAGGACAAGTACGATGCCGAGAGGAAGAACAGGCACAACGCCCCTCAGAACTTCCGAGAACTGATCAGTATTAAACC AGAGTGGGAAAACCT GGACCAGTCGAACGTGCGCAGGATGCACACAGCGGTGAAGCTCAATGAAGTGATAGTCAATAGATCTCACGATGCCAAACTGGTGCTGCTCAACATGCCCGGGCCACCAAGGAACTCGGATGGAGATGAGAACT